The following coding sequences lie in one Rickettsia hoogstraalii genomic window:
- the yajC gene encoding preprotein translocase subunit YajC has protein sequence MSANTQDNQANNNDTIEIQETEVVPVETNSLQSGLTSLIPMVLIFAVFYFLLLRPQEKRRKEREKLVSEVKKGEEVLTNSGIYGIVTKVSENDNNIEIEIAKDVRIKALKSAIIDITSRTKEVAVKKENNKKDKKVSGAKSS, from the coding sequence ATGTCAGCAAATACGCAAGATAATCAGGCAAATAATAACGACACTATAGAGATACAGGAAACTGAGGTAGTGCCTGTAGAAACAAATTCTCTACAATCGGGGTTAACAAGCTTAATACCGATGGTTTTAATTTTTGCCGTATTTTACTTCTTATTATTACGTCCGCAAGAAAAACGACGCAAAGAAAGAGAGAAATTAGTAAGTGAAGTTAAAAAAGGCGAAGAAGTTCTAACAAATAGCGGCATTTACGGTATTGTGACTAAAGTAAGTGAAAATGACAATAATATTGAAATCGAAATAGCTAAAGACGTACGTATTAAAGCTTTAAAAAGTGCTATTATCGATATAACTAGTCGTACAAAAGAAGTAGCAGTAAAAAAAGAAAATAACAAAAAAGATAAGAAGGTAAGCGGTGCAAAATCTTCCTAA
- a CDS encoding palindromic element RPE3 domain-containing protein — MSNDLQLNSESFRQEEFKVEPAQRIIIREHRRTPQNSLGSSFLNDAVLTAYLFTFTALTILLIASFLNYKSLKNKQNFNAKESKK, encoded by the coding sequence ATGAGTAATGACTTGCAGCTAAATTCAGAAAGCTTTAGACAAGAGGAATTTAAGGTTGAGCCTGCACAGCGTATTATAATACGTGAGCATAGGCGAACACCGCAAAATTCACTTGGATCAAGTTTTCTGAATGACGCTGTATTAACTGCATATTTATTTACTTTTACAGCTTTAACGATATTGTTAATTGCAAGTTTTTTAAATTACAAATCATTGAAAAATAAACAGAACTTTAATGCAAAAGAGAGTAAGAAATAG
- a CDS encoding SCO family protein: protein MKMQSNVIKIIIVISLLIGVGALYLLLSLRTPEKPLAGQVNIYEDNVKIGGDFELIDQNGEIFNSDKLKGNLSLIYFGFTNCPDICPTSLNKMTEIVEILNKHKIDILPIFITIDPKRDTPEVLKEYLKHFHPKFIGLTGNEQQIKDVTDKFKVFYARVNGDDDDPNYMLDHSSFTYLIDANGKYLKHFYLDSSPKEIMEFLKGN, encoded by the coding sequence ATGAAAATGCAATCAAATGTTATAAAAATAATTATCGTAATTAGCTTATTAATAGGAGTAGGAGCATTATATTTGTTGTTATCTTTAAGAACGCCTGAAAAACCGCTTGCCGGTCAAGTTAATATCTATGAAGATAACGTAAAAATTGGCGGTGATTTTGAGCTAATAGACCAAAATGGAGAGATATTTAATAGTGATAAGTTGAAAGGCAATTTAAGCCTCATTTACTTTGGATTTACTAATTGTCCTGATATATGCCCAACCTCTCTAAATAAAATGACGGAGATTGTAGAAATTTTAAATAAACATAAAATAGATATTCTACCTATTTTTATCACTATTGATCCAAAACGTGATACACCTGAAGTACTTAAAGAATATTTAAAACATTTTCATCCGAAATTTATAGGTCTTACCGGTAACGAGCAGCAAATAAAAGATGTAACTGATAAATTCAAGGTTTTTTATGCTCGTGTAAATGGTGACGATGACGACCCAAACTATATGCTTGATCATTCATCTTTTACCTATTTAATCGATGCAAACGGAAAATATCTAAAACATTTCTATTTAGATTCTTCACCTAAGGAAATTATGGAGTTTTTAAAAGGCAATTAA
- the acpS gene encoding holo-ACP synthase: MLIGVGTDMVQIPRIEKILHLYPELFAKKILTSKELAQFSLLDKTGHAVFLAKRFAAKEAVSKAFGVGIGQGINLKDITILNDNLGKPIVEVSSNYTNKLPPFNIHLSLSDDYPVCVAFAVIEGDL, encoded by the coding sequence ATGCTTATCGGTGTCGGTACTGATATGGTACAAATTCCTAGAATCGAAAAAATATTACATTTATATCCGGAACTTTTTGCTAAAAAAATTCTAACTTCAAAGGAGTTAGCACAGTTTAGTTTATTGGACAAAACAGGTCATGCTGTATTTTTAGCAAAGCGTTTTGCTGCTAAAGAAGCTGTAAGTAAAGCCTTTGGAGTTGGTATAGGTCAAGGTATAAATTTAAAAGATATTACTATACTAAATGATAATTTGGGCAAGCCTATAGTAGAAGTTAGTTCAAACTATACAAACAAACTCCCGCCTTTTAATATTCACCTTTCTCTTTCTGATGATTATCCTGTATGCGTAGCGTTTGCTGTGATTGAGGGCGATTTATAA
- the secD gene encoding protein translocase subunit SecD — protein MQNLPKWKIFLSIICTVFAVICALPNFMQVNSKFLPHDSVNLGLDLRGGAHLLLDVDFDTYLNDSMENLADTLRKNFREDKIGYKNLLVRQNNIQLEVRSPEELKPLKKIINKIDPEIIAEVNENKIKLSYSESRLNDLLNKVVDQSIEIVRMRVDSTGTKEPTLQKQGDKHILLQVPGEENPSYLKNILGKTAKLTFHLVDENANIEEAVKGHVPVGSMLVKGDSESHGEYYVVIKKKVVLGGDQLTTASASFDQNSQAVVAFSFNNLGSKIFGEITKNNTGKRLAIVLDNKLLSAPTINGAIMGGSGIITGNFTVESANELALLLRAGSLPAPLKIIEERSIGPNLGADSIESGKKAGLLGFIAVCIFMVWSYGVLGLFANIALSLALLYILALLSLFQATLTLPGIAGIILTMGMAVDANVLIYERIKEELHKGVSNLYAIRTGFESAFATILDSNLTTLIVAFLLYIFGVGAIKGFAVALTIGIISSMFSAIIITKLLIDIWVKYFKPKKLGLV, from the coding sequence GTGCAAAATCTTCCTAAGTGGAAAATTTTTCTTTCAATTATATGTACGGTTTTTGCGGTTATTTGTGCCTTACCTAATTTCATGCAGGTAAACTCTAAGTTTCTGCCTCATGATTCAGTAAATCTAGGGCTTGACCTTAGAGGAGGAGCCCATTTATTACTCGATGTTGATTTTGACACCTACTTAAATGATTCAATGGAAAATCTTGCTGACACTTTACGCAAAAATTTTCGTGAGGATAAAATAGGCTATAAAAATCTGTTAGTTAGACAAAATAACATTCAATTAGAAGTAAGATCGCCTGAAGAATTAAAGCCGTTAAAAAAAATAATTAACAAAATTGATCCGGAAATTATCGCTGAAGTAAACGAAAATAAAATAAAGCTTAGCTACAGCGAATCTAGATTAAATGACTTACTTAATAAGGTAGTAGACCAATCTATTGAGATCGTTCGCATGAGAGTTGATAGTACCGGCACTAAAGAGCCGACACTACAGAAGCAAGGCGATAAACATATATTACTGCAAGTTCCCGGCGAAGAAAATCCCTCTTACCTGAAGAATATATTAGGGAAAACTGCAAAGCTAACTTTTCATTTAGTTGATGAAAATGCCAATATCGAAGAAGCGGTAAAAGGACATGTTCCGGTAGGTTCAATGCTAGTTAAGGGAGATAGCGAAAGTCATGGGGAGTATTATGTAGTTATAAAGAAAAAAGTTGTTTTGGGTGGAGATCAGCTTACAACCGCTTCAGCTTCTTTTGACCAAAATTCACAAGCGGTAGTTGCTTTTTCTTTCAACAATTTAGGTAGTAAAATATTTGGTGAAATAACCAAAAATAATACCGGTAAACGCCTTGCTATAGTTTTAGACAATAAATTACTAAGTGCTCCAACGATAAACGGAGCGATTATGGGCGGAAGCGGTATAATAACAGGAAATTTTACCGTTGAGTCGGCAAATGAGCTTGCACTATTATTGCGAGCCGGTTCTCTCCCTGCCCCGCTTAAGATTATTGAAGAAAGGAGTATAGGTCCTAACCTCGGTGCTGATTCTATAGAATCAGGAAAAAAAGCAGGACTTCTAGGATTTATAGCAGTGTGTATATTTATGGTTTGGTCTTACGGTGTGCTCGGTTTATTCGCCAATATAGCTTTAAGCCTTGCATTATTATATATTCTAGCTTTACTTTCACTTTTCCAAGCTACTTTAACTCTGCCTGGAATTGCAGGAATAATACTAACTATGGGTATGGCTGTTGATGCTAACGTATTGATTTACGAAAGAATCAAAGAGGAATTGCATAAAGGAGTTTCTAATCTTTATGCTATTAGAACCGGTTTTGAATCCGCCTTTGCTACTATCCTTGATTCTAACCTAACTACGCTAATCGTTGCTTTTTTACTTTATATATTTGGAGTAGGTGCAATAAAAGGTTTTGCCGTTGCATTAACAATCGGGATTATATCTTCAATGTTTTCAGCGATTATCATTACTAAATTGTTAATAGATATTTGGGTAAAATATTTTAAACCTAAAAAACTAGGGCTGGTGTAA
- a CDS encoding MFS transporter has translation MLSYAKEQKSLARNQKEAIGLLSIGTFLEYFDLMLYVHMAVLLNELFFPEADARAASLYSAIAYCSTYVFRPIGALIFGWIGDTIGRKATVIITTFLMSLCCLIMANLKTYAEIGITATFVVTACL, from the coding sequence ATGTTAAGTTACGCAAAAGAGCAAAAGAGTTTAGCCCGTAATCAAAAAGAAGCAATAGGGCTACTATCGATAGGTACGTTTCTTGAATATTTTGATCTCATGCTTTATGTACACATGGCGGTACTACTTAACGAGCTATTTTTTCCTGAAGCCGATGCACGAGCTGCTTCTCTATATTCTGCCATTGCATATTGTTCAACATATGTATTTAGACCTATCGGTGCTTTAATATTCGGTTGGATAGGAGATACTATAGGTCGTAAGGCAACGGTAATTATTACAACTTTTTTAATGTCGCTTTGTTGTCTTATAATGGCTAATTTAAAAACTTATGCCGAAATTGGTATTACGGCAACTTTTGTAGTAACTGCGTGTCTGTAG
- a CDS encoding HD domain-containing protein, translated as MEDISSWKEKFEICVYSKKSLDKLEYLNTKVENPIDILEIKKGIYYARKYHGSQMHQSGDSYYSHPIEVAIMLAEFVDEEAPKLYNVIMLQAALLHDTIEDTELTEEAITEIFGSEVAKHVEGLTRIKSYGKISSGESLNLLIKEKRYNTALIKLFDRIHNVQTLGVKSPEKARKIIEETLINFLLVAANINYKLEREFAELCLKVFNIELERQKTFSNNNSLLPPLTL; from the coding sequence ATGGAAGATATAAGCTCTTGGAAAGAAAAGTTTGAAATTTGTGTTTATAGTAAAAAATCACTCGATAAACTCGAATATTTAAATACTAAAGTAGAAAATCCTATAGATATCCTTGAAATCAAAAAAGGTATCTACTATGCACGTAAATATCACGGTTCTCAAATGCATCAATCAGGCGATTCTTATTATTCGCACCCGATTGAGGTAGCAATTATGCTTGCTGAATTTGTAGATGAAGAAGCACCTAAGCTTTATAACGTTATTATGCTGCAAGCTGCTTTACTTCATGATACTATTGAAGACACCGAATTAACTGAAGAAGCAATTACCGAAATTTTTGGATCGGAAGTAGCAAAACACGTAGAAGGTCTAACTAGAATTAAATCTTACGGGAAGATAAGTAGCGGAGAAAGCCTAAACTTACTAATTAAAGAGAAAAGATACAATACGGCATTAATAAAATTATTTGACCGAATTCATAATGTGCAAACTTTGGGAGTTAAATCACCTGAGAAAGCTAGAAAAATTATTGAAGAGACTTTAATAAATTTTCTTTTGGTCGCTGCTAATATAAATTATAAACTAGAACGAGAATTTGCTGAATTATGCCTAAAAGTTTTTAATATCGAACTGGAAAGACAAAAAACTTTTTCTAATAATAACTCTCTGCTTCCTCCTCTAACTTTATAA
- the mgtE gene encoding magnesium transporter: protein MPNFNIFKSILPDHHDQFAKIFDQINDLIEDHNYDAAASRLAKLHYADLADFLDNLNNKTYKIIIPLLQDEIKPKTLVSLNAYSKPLIIETLGIKKSAELINKLVIEDAIEVVIDLDDDIKDLILSNLTKEKKHQITLGCTYPENTVGRVIERDFINLQEGWTVEESLNFIKNVKNDFYAAIVTDNKLRPIGIISLSTLIKGKKNELIKDLMSKDFKLADAFTDLNELSFIFRQYALTIVPVVNKSGKLVGSVSIDNIIYIIEEQAGKDILSLSGVHTQDTFFNVFYTVKHRFPWLFVNLITACMTSLIINHFNDTIAKLITLAATMPIVASMGGNAGTQAMTVTVRALANKDIHYNNVNKVILKEIAVSAFNGFVLAIIGAGLSFVMLLDLNLSVIFAIAVILNFLVAGLFGSAIPIILHYFDIDPAAGSGVFLTTITDALGFLTFLSLAHIFLV, encoded by the coding sequence ATGCCTAATTTCAATATATTTAAAAGCATCTTACCTGATCATCATGATCAATTTGCCAAGATTTTTGATCAAATTAATGATCTGATTGAAGATCACAATTATGACGCTGCTGCAAGCAGGCTGGCTAAGCTTCATTATGCCGATTTAGCGGATTTCTTAGATAATCTTAACAATAAAACATATAAAATAATTATTCCTTTATTACAGGATGAAATTAAGCCTAAAACGTTAGTATCGTTAAATGCTTATAGTAAGCCTTTAATAATAGAAACTTTAGGCATAAAAAAATCTGCAGAATTAATCAATAAGCTAGTTATAGAAGATGCTATTGAAGTAGTAATAGATCTAGACGATGATATAAAAGACCTTATCCTAAGTAATCTTACTAAAGAAAAAAAACACCAAATTACCTTAGGTTGTACATATCCCGAAAATACGGTAGGTAGGGTAATTGAGCGAGATTTTATTAATCTTCAAGAAGGATGGACGGTCGAGGAATCATTAAATTTTATCAAAAACGTAAAGAATGACTTTTATGCGGCAATCGTTACAGATAATAAATTACGCCCTATCGGTATTATTTCTCTTAGCACGCTAATTAAAGGCAAAAAAAATGAATTAATAAAAGATTTGATGAGCAAAGATTTTAAGCTTGCAGATGCTTTTACCGACTTAAATGAATTAAGCTTCATTTTTAGACAATATGCTTTAACTATTGTACCGGTAGTAAATAAAAGCGGTAAGTTAGTAGGTAGCGTATCAATCGATAATATAATTTATATTATCGAAGAACAAGCTGGAAAAGATATATTATCATTAAGCGGGGTACACACTCAAGATACTTTCTTCAATGTATTTTATACCGTTAAACATCGTTTTCCTTGGCTCTTTGTTAATCTAATCACTGCCTGCATGACCTCACTTATCATTAACCATTTTAACGACACTATTGCAAAACTTATAACGCTTGCAGCTACTATGCCTATTGTAGCTTCAATGGGCGGAAATGCCGGAACACAAGCCATGACCGTTACGGTTAGAGCCCTTGCTAATAAAGATATTCATTATAATAATGTCAATAAAGTTATATTAAAAGAAATAGCAGTATCGGCTTTTAACGGTTTTGTACTTGCAATTATCGGCGCAGGGCTTAGCTTTGTGATGTTGCTTGACTTAAATCTTAGCGTTATTTTTGCTATTGCAGTTATTTTAAATTTTTTAGTAGCCGGATTATTCGGCTCTGCTATTCCTATAATACTGCATTATTTTGATATAGACCCCGCTGCAGGCTCCGGCGTATTTCTAACAACCATAACCGATGCTCTAGGTTTCCTAACTTTCTTAAGCCTTGCTCATATTTTTTTAGTGTAA
- a CDS encoding TIGR01459 family HAD-type hydrolase, producing MNILKLKNIFDVIDDYDVFLFDLWGVIIEGGHTYPGVVENINKIIKRKKVYFVTNAPRNIFSLHQTIKSWGVNVLPEMILSSGEIAVEMILESKERFGIEKPIIYHLGHLENDIINGIQCPITDDINKANIFLMTIYRDENENLDLNEFDELFKIVVQRKMVNICANPDLGINQHGVYRYCSGYYAEKIKQFGGKVIYSGKPYEDIYSKILKECHNTPKNRMLMIGDTFYTDILAANRLDIDSALVLTGNSREYHSNFDNIEEKLDSLTKTAVKQSIMPSFVVSLS from the coding sequence ATGAATATATTAAAGTTAAAAAATATTTTCGATGTAATTGATGATTATGACGTGTTTTTATTTGATCTTTGGGGTGTAATAATCGAAGGAGGACATACTTATCCGGGCGTCGTAGAAAATATTAATAAAATTATTAAACGGAAAAAAGTATATTTTGTTACTAATGCTCCACGAAATATTTTTTCGCTGCATCAAACAATTAAATCTTGGGGAGTAAACGTGTTACCTGAAATGATTCTTAGCTCAGGTGAAATAGCAGTAGAAATGATTTTAGAAAGTAAAGAACGATTCGGTATTGAAAAGCCGATAATATATCACTTAGGACATTTAGAAAATGATATAATAAACGGAATTCAATGTCCTATCACTGATGATATTAACAAAGCTAATATTTTCTTAATGACTATTTACAGAGACGAAAACGAAAATTTAGATTTAAACGAATTCGATGAGTTATTTAAAATTGTTGTACAACGTAAAATGGTCAATATTTGTGCTAATCCTGACCTTGGAATAAATCAACACGGTGTTTATAGATATTGTAGCGGTTATTATGCCGAAAAAATAAAGCAGTTTGGCGGAAAAGTAATTTATAGCGGTAAGCCATATGAAGACATATATAGCAAGATTTTAAAAGAATGTCATAATACCCCTAAGAATCGTATGTTAATGATTGGGGACACTTTTTACACCGATATACTTGCAGCAAATCGCCTTGATATAGACTCTGCCCTAGTGTTAACCGGAAATTCTAGAGAATATCATAGTAATTTTGATAATATTGAGGAAAAACTGGATAGTTTAACAAAAACTGCTGTTAAGCAATCGATTATGCCTAGTTTTGTAGTGAGTTTGTCGTAG
- the rpoZ gene encoding DNA-directed RNA polymerase subunit omega, which yields MARITAEDCNKIIPDRFRLVVLATRYAKLLNYKVETNQIKKEKRDKPPVISLRRIAAGKVSVEQLEQDLINSLRTRTMIEPLVNQDELEDVEEKFEYLPEVYIGEDYSDLDDQIFIDENGEDYETDK from the coding sequence ATGGCAAGAATTACGGCAGAAGATTGTAATAAAATTATACCGGATAGGTTTCGGCTTGTTGTACTAGCAACAAGATATGCTAAATTATTAAATTATAAAGTAGAAACTAATCAAATCAAAAAAGAAAAGCGTGATAAACCTCCTGTTATATCATTACGTAGAATTGCTGCCGGAAAAGTATCGGTAGAACAGTTAGAACAAGACTTAATAAATAGTCTGCGTACAAGAACTATGATAGAGCCGCTTGTTAATCAAGATGAATTAGAAGATGTAGAAGAAAAATTTGAGTATTTACCTGAAGTTTATATCGGGGAAGATTATTCTGATTTAGATGATCAAATCTTTATTGATGAGAATGGCGAAGATTATGAAACCGATAAGTAA
- the murA gene encoding UDP-N-acetylglucosamine 1-carboxyvinyltransferase: MQKLIIHGGKPLKGSINISGAKNAVLPIIAASILTDKLHITNVPKLTDVSTMKDLLRSHGADIEILEHQDEFELIINTGNINNFTANYEIVRKMRASIWVLGPLLTKYGKARVSLPGGCAIGARQVDLHIAVLKAMGATIEIEDGYINASSKGRLKGTHFVFDKVSVGATINAILAAVLAEGETVLFNCGREPEIVDLCNCLIKMGADIAGVGTSEITIKGKDSLNKASYKVLSDRIEAGTYMFAAAITKGDVKICGIDYHIIENIALKLIETGIKVVPINNGVQVTYEGKLNSVDLETNPYPGFATDLQAQFMSLMTLSSGVSMITENIFENRFMHVPELCRMGADIVVRGNKAVVRGVEMLKGAEVMASDLRASVSLILAGLSTNSKTVLHRIYHLDRGFQDLEKKLSNCGADIKRV, translated from the coding sequence ATGCAAAAATTAATTATTCACGGCGGTAAACCTCTTAAAGGTAGTATTAATATTAGCGGTGCTAAAAATGCCGTGTTACCTATTATAGCAGCGTCTATTCTTACCGATAAACTGCATATTACTAATGTTCCAAAGTTAACGGATGTTAGTACTATGAAAGATTTGCTAAGAAGTCACGGGGCAGATATTGAAATATTAGAACATCAAGATGAATTTGAGCTTATAATTAATACCGGAAATATAAATAACTTTACCGCAAATTATGAAATAGTTCGTAAAATGAGAGCATCGATTTGGGTTCTTGGTCCTTTGCTTACCAAATACGGTAAAGCAAGAGTGTCGCTTCCGGGTGGTTGTGCTATTGGAGCAAGGCAAGTAGATTTGCATATTGCCGTATTAAAAGCTATGGGAGCTACGATTGAAATAGAAGACGGTTATATTAATGCTTCAAGTAAAGGACGCTTAAAAGGTACTCATTTTGTTTTTGATAAAGTTTCCGTAGGTGCTACGATTAATGCAATACTTGCAGCTGTTTTAGCAGAGGGAGAAACCGTGCTTTTTAATTGCGGTCGAGAGCCGGAAATAGTTGATTTATGTAATTGCCTTATCAAAATGGGAGCCGATATTGCAGGTGTCGGCACTAGCGAAATAACAATTAAAGGTAAGGATTCTTTAAATAAAGCGAGCTATAAAGTACTTTCTGATCGTATTGAAGCCGGTACTTATATGTTTGCGGCAGCTATTACTAAAGGTGATGTAAAAATTTGTGGGATTGATTACCATATTATAGAAAATATAGCTTTAAAACTTATTGAAACGGGTATAAAAGTTGTGCCGATCAATAACGGAGTCCAAGTAACTTATGAAGGGAAGTTAAATTCAGTTGATTTAGAAACTAATCCCTATCCTGGCTTTGCTACTGATTTACAAGCACAATTTATGAGCCTTATGACGCTTAGTAGCGGTGTTTCAATGATCACCGAGAATATTTTTGAAAATCGTTTCATGCATGTCCCTGAATTATGTAGAATGGGAGCAGATATAGTAGTACGAGGTAATAAGGCGGTCGTTCGAGGTGTAGAAATGTTAAAAGGAGCGGAAGTTATGGCAAGCGACCTTAGAGCTTCGGTATCGCTAATACTCGCCGGTCTTAGTACTAATAGCAAAACCGTATTACACCGAATATATCACTTGGATCGTGGCTTTCAAGATTTAGAAAAAAAATTAAGTAATTGCGGTGCGGATATAAAAAGAGTATAA
- the gyrB gene encoding DNA topoisomerase (ATP-hydrolyzing) subunit B has translation MSEIEEKFNESSYGADSIKVLKGLEAVRKRPGMYIGDVGDGSGLHHMIYEVVDNAIDESLAGYCDLVQVTLNKNGSVTVSDNGRGIPVEIHEEEGISAAEVIMTQLHAGGKFDQNSYKVSGGLHGVGVSVVNALSEWLELRIWRNNKEYLIRFNNGITEAPLAVVKENIDKKGTEVTFFPSVETFTNIEFDFGTIKHRLRELAFLNSGVKILLVDNRFEEVKEVEFYYTGGIEAYVKYIDRAKHAIHPCIVVNTENAESGISLELAMHWNDSYHENILCFTNNIRQRDGGTHLSAFKSAITRVITSYLDTTGLNKKSKNDFSGEDTREGLCCVLSVKVPDPKFSSQTKDKLVSSEVRPVVENAVYTKVLEWFEEHPAESKAIIAKIMEAANAREAARKARELTRRKSALEVSNLPGKLADCHAKDPAISELFIVEGDSAGGTAKQGRDSKIQAILPLRGKILNVERARFDKMLGSDQIGTLITALGISVEREFSLEKLRYHKVIIMTDADVDGSHIRTLLLTFFYRHMPELINKGYLYIAQPPLYKVKKGAAELYLKNEQALQDYLIKSTINDATLTLDGKEQLVGDNLEELINKVVKFNGLLDHASKKFNCSITEILAINDLLNNKIFEAESDLRLEKALDVLNSLEESPDKTNWKILKHENKIEFFRFSRGLKESKILLKEQLESFEFIQISKLALTIFDIFSKQLKLIVKSQEFGILTASQLLNTIIECGKKGINIQRFKGLGEMNSDQLWETTLDPAKRTLLQVRVAEVDEAEGIFSTLMGDVVEPRRLFIQANALNVVNLDV, from the coding sequence ATGTCGGAAATTGAAGAAAAATTTAACGAATCATCATATGGTGCTGATTCTATAAAGGTTTTAAAAGGTCTTGAAGCCGTAAGAAAAAGACCGGGAATGTATATCGGGGACGTTGGGGATGGGTCCGGTCTACATCATATGATTTATGAAGTAGTCGACAACGCTATTGATGAATCGCTCGCCGGTTATTGCGATTTAGTACAAGTAACGTTAAATAAAAACGGTTCGGTTACCGTATCCGATAACGGGCGAGGTATACCCGTTGAAATTCATGAAGAGGAAGGGATATCAGCAGCTGAAGTTATTATGACGCAACTTCACGCCGGCGGTAAGTTTGATCAGAACTCTTACAAGGTTTCAGGCGGTCTACACGGTGTCGGTGTATCGGTTGTAAATGCTCTTTCTGAATGGCTTGAGCTGCGTATTTGGCGTAATAATAAAGAATATTTGATTAGATTTAATAATGGTATAACAGAAGCTCCGCTTGCAGTTGTCAAAGAAAATATTGATAAAAAAGGTACGGAAGTTACTTTTTTCCCGTCTGTAGAAACGTTTACTAATATAGAATTTGATTTCGGCACTATAAAGCATCGTCTTCGTGAGCTTGCTTTTTTAAATTCAGGCGTGAAGATTTTACTCGTCGATAATCGCTTTGAAGAAGTTAAAGAAGTAGAGTTTTATTATACGGGCGGTATAGAAGCTTATGTAAAATATATAGATAGAGCTAAACACGCCATTCATCCATGTATAGTAGTTAATACAGAGAATGCTGAGTCCGGTATAAGCCTTGAGCTTGCGATGCACTGGAACGATTCTTATCATGAGAATATCCTGTGTTTCACTAACAATATTAGGCAGCGTGACGGCGGAACTCATCTTAGTGCTTTCAAATCAGCAATAACACGTGTTATTACCTCTTACCTTGATACTACGGGCCTTAATAAAAAATCTAAAAATGACTTTAGCGGTGAGGATACTAGAGAAGGCTTATGTTGCGTACTTTCCGTTAAAGTTCCTGATCCTAAATTTTCCTCTCAAACAAAAGATAAGCTAGTAAGCTCCGAAGTGCGACCGGTTGTTGAAAATGCCGTTTATACAAAGGTTCTTGAGTGGTTTGAAGAGCATCCGGCGGAATCTAAGGCAATTATAGCTAAGATTATGGAAGCGGCTAATGCTCGTGAAGCTGCTAGAAAAGCGAGGGAGCTAACTCGAAGAAAATCAGCCTTAGAAGTCTCGAACTTACCCGGTAAGCTTGCCGATTGCCATGCAAAAGATCCGGCAATTTCAGAATTGTTTATTGTTGAGGGAGACTCTGCGGGCGGTACTGCAAAGCAGGGTAGGGATAGCAAAATTCAGGCTATATTGCCTCTGCGTGGTAAAATTTTGAACGTTGAGCGTGCAAGATTTGATAAAATGCTCGGTTCGGACCAAATCGGTACGTTAATTACAGCTCTTGGGATTAGTGTTGAACGAGAATTTTCCCTAGAAAAGCTTAGATACCATAAAGTTATTATTATGACCGATGCTGATGTTGACGGCTCGCACATTAGAACTTTATTGCTCACGTTTTTCTATCGTCATATGCCTGAGCTAATAAATAAAGGTTATCTATATATAGCACAGCCACCGCTTTATAAGGTAAAAAAAGGAGCAGCTGAGCTTTATTTAAAGAATGAGCAAGCTTTGCAGGATTATTTGATAAAATCAACTATCAATGATGCAACCTTAACTCTAGACGGTAAAGAACAGTTAGTAGGCGATAATTTGGAAGAGCTAATTAATAAAGTAGTTAAGTTTAACGGCTTGCTTGATCATGCTAGCAAAAAATTTAATTGCTCAATTACTGAAATTCTTGCAATTAATGACTTACTTAATAACAAAATATTTGAAGCTGAAAGTGATTTAAGACTTGAAAAAGCTTTAGATGTTTTAAATAGCTTAGAAGAGTCGCCTGATAAAACTAATTGGAAAATTTTAAAACATGAAAATAAAATAGAGTTCTTCCGTTTTAGTAGGGGTTTAAAAGAAAGTAAAATATTGTTGAAAGAGCAGTTAGAATCATTTGAGTTTATACAAATATCAAAGCTTGCTTTAACAATTTTTGATATATTCAGTAAGCAATTAAAGCTTATAGTGAAAAGTCAGGAATTCGGTATTTTAACAGCAAGCCAGTTATTAAATACCATTATAGAATGTGGGAAAAAAGGAATAAACATCCAGCGTTTTAAGGGTCTTGGTGAGATGAATTCCGACCAATTATGGGAAACTACTCTTGACCCTGCAAAAAGAACTTTGCTTCAGGTAAGAGTTGCGGAAGTCGATGAAGCAGAGGGCATTTTCTCTACTTTAATGGGTGATGTTGTTGAACCTCGTAGATTATTTATCCAAGCTAATGCTTTGAATGTCGTGAATTTGGATGTGTAG